One Chloroflexota bacterium genomic window carries:
- a CDS encoding radical SAM protein codes for MSVDGPSGQPESTNAYEQIVARSGKTHRLLSAHWELTYRCNERCTHCYLDVFAPNAPVPGELTTQECFQVIDQLAELGALNLTLSGGEILVRRDFFDIAEYARSKRFLLRLFTNGILIKDHVADRIAALHPYAVELSVYSTRPEVHDGITRVPRSLELTTRALRLLHERGIRTIMKTPLMRETVADLPALKALAQELGARFKYDITITPKDTGGKDPLKHRMTYDQLVALMRDEIDPALWVNRQVTPETRTCGIASKALALDPYGNVYPCLQVRSAAGNVREKSVRDIWEQAPLWQDLGQLKLGELPVCRTCELNTLCVRCHGLAQMEDGSLRAPALVNCREALARRQALIEKGALPPDYAIPAHLREYATQVQSAPIALSESLPTNFILLSEVMPPNSRADVA; via the coding sequence ATGTCTGTTGATGGTCCTTCTGGGCAACCAGAAAGCACGAACGCATACGAACAAATTGTCGCGCGATCGGGCAAGACACATCGTTTGCTCTCGGCGCACTGGGAACTGACCTATCGGTGCAACGAACGCTGTACGCATTGTTATCTCGATGTGTTTGCGCCGAACGCGCCGGTACCCGGCGAATTAACAACCCAAGAATGTTTTCAGGTCATTGACCAACTCGCGGAACTGGGTGCGTTGAACCTCACCTTATCCGGCGGCGAGATTTTGGTGCGACGCGATTTTTTCGACATCGCCGAGTATGCGCGTTCCAAGCGTTTTCTCCTGCGGTTGTTCACGAATGGCATTCTCATCAAAGACCACGTCGCCGATCGGATTGCCGCGCTGCATCCGTACGCAGTCGAGTTGAGCGTCTATAGCACGCGCCCCGAGGTTCACGATGGCATCACGCGTGTGCCGCGCTCGCTCGAATTGACGACGCGCGCGTTGCGTTTGCTGCACGAACGCGGCATACGGACGATCATGAAAACGCCGTTGATGCGCGAGACTGTGGCGGACTTGCCGGCGCTCAAGGCATTGGCGCAGGAACTGGGTGCGCGCTTCAAGTACGACATTACGATCACGCCGAAAGATACCGGCGGCAAGGATCCGCTCAAGCATCGGATGACCTACGATCAGTTGGTCGCGTTGATGCGCGATGAAATTGATCCCGCGTTGTGGGTCAATCGCCAGGTGACGCCCGAAACACGGACGTGTGGCATCGCGTCCAAAGCGCTCGCGCTTGATCCGTACGGGAATGTGTATCCGTGTCTCCAAGTGCGCTCTGCCGCTGGGAATGTGCGGGAAAAATCGGTGCGTGATATTTGGGAACAGGCGCCGCTGTGGCAAGACCTGGGACAGTTGAAACTGGGTGAATTGCCGGTGTGCCGTACGTGCGAGCTGAATACGTTGTGTGTGCGCTGTCACGGGTTGGCGCAAATGGAGGATGGCAGTTTGCGCGCTCCGGCGCTCGTCAATTGCCGCGAGGCGCTCGCGCGGCGACAGGCATTGATCGAAAAAGGCGCGTTACCGCCGGACTATGCGATTCCGGCGCATTTGCGAGAGTATGCGACCCAGGTTCAGTCCGCGCCGATTGCGTTGAGTGAATCTCTGCCGACGAATTTTATTTTATTGTCCGAGGTTATGCCCCCAAATTCTCGGGCGGACGTTGCTTGA
- a CDS encoding PqqD family protein, with protein MDWNKRPQPHAQVATRIVDGSAVIVLADSGEVIVLNAVGTRVWQLADGTRTLGEIVTTIQAEYTVSLEQAQTDVEAFVNKLLKANALLLNDPTTE; from the coding sequence ATGGATTGGAATAAACGTCCGCAACCGCACGCCCAAGTCGCGACGCGGATCGTGGATGGCTCGGCAGTCATCGTGTTGGCGGATTCCGGCGAGGTGATCGTACTCAACGCGGTCGGCACGCGGGTGTGGCAACTCGCCGATGGTACGCGCACGCTTGGCGAGATTGTAACGACGATTCAAGCCGAGTACACCGTGTCGCTCGAACAGGCGCAAACAGATGTCGAAGCGTTCGTGAATAAATTGCTCAAGGCGAATGCGCTGTTATTGAACGACCCAACTACCGAATAG